One Purpureocillium takamizusanense chromosome 1, complete sequence genomic window carries:
- a CDS encoding uncharacterized protein (COG:S~EggNog:ENOG503P30E) has product MSLTSRERGNPPPRSKSCIQCRKAKRRCDFALPACLRCEQRGIVCNYPTRLTAPYGRSGCRQALHGTLAEPSRGWSGVDDDQTSSSIAAAAPPETPLNTWDCMNLDIGALDQDITATTTASSDPCAADFSGIPDVSLPGFSTEASIMDMDLVHQPSALSAPTAREFQDIEDAISRRLRFAMEEIRKTPGMMIAETQTPWCHPQLYREGMPRSMQDAHAACALYAAKTRVNAPVIFHAIEVRACDLLAAPAPTRFLDVLAHTQALILYQIIRLFDGDMRARASAEKAIPALESSTMDLLAHVRFDTVDPPDKEQALPLHPLAPTQAFWRDWILHESARRTCLFAFFFLQVYRLVSGQRGLTCDGRLGLCHAWTLSAYLWTATSAVEFARAWGARRHFVVRDAQFGSVLEEAKADDVDRFGRMWISCLLGVEEAEGWFASRGGSLRMLAVC; this is encoded by the exons ATGTCGCTGACATCACGGGAGCGCGGTAatccgcctcctcggtcAAAGAGCTGCATCCAGTGCAGGAAGGCCAAGCGCCGCTGCGACTTCGCGCTCCCTGCTTGTCTTCGTTGCGAGCAGCGCGGGATCGTATGCAACTACCCTACGCGCCTCACTGCCCCTTACGGCCGCTCAGGCTGCCGACAGGCGCTGCATGGCACACTTGCAGAGCCAAGCAGGGGCTGGAgcggcgtggacgacgaccagACATCGAGTAGTAtagccgccgcagccccgcCGGAGACCCCGCTGAACACCTGGGACTGCATGAATCTAGATATCGGCGCACTGGACCAGGATATTACCGCGACTACTACTGCCTCCAGTGATCCCTGCGCGGCGGATTTCAGCGGGATCCCCGATGTGTCACTGCCGGGCTTCTCGACCGAAGCGTCCATCATGGACATGGACCTTGTCCATCAGCCCTCGGCGCTGTCTGCCCCGACCGCTCGAGAATTTCAAGACATTGAAGACGCCATCTCCCGAAGGCTCCGGTTTGCAATGGAAGAGATCAGGAAGACGCCTGGCATGATGATTGCCGAGACACAAACGCCCTGGTGCCATCCACAATTATATCGCGAAGGCATGCCGCGATCCATGCAAG ATGCCCACGCTGCTTGCGCACTGTACGCGGCCAAGACCCGAGTCAACGCACCGGTCATATTCCACGCCATCGAGGTCCGCGCGTgcgacctcctcgccgccccggcgccgacgcgcttcctcgacgtgctcgcGCACACGCAAGCCCTGATCCTGTATCAGATCATCCGGCTCTTCGACGGGGACATGCGGGCACGGGCTTCGGCGGAGAAGGCGATCCCCGCCCTCGAGTCATCGACCATGGACCTGCTCGCGCACGTGCGCTTCGACACGGTCGATCCCCCGGACAAGGagcaggcgctgccgctgcacccACTGGCGCCGACGCAGGCCTTCTGGCGGGACTGGATCCTGCACGAGTCGGCACGGCGGACGTGCCTgttcgccttcttcttcctgcagGTCTACCGCCTGGTCTCGGGGCAACGGGGGCTGACGtgcgacgggcggctggggctgtgCCACGCCTGGACGCTGTCGGCGTACCtgtggacggcgacgtcggcggtgGAATTCGCGCGCGCATGGGGCGCCCGGCGTCACTTTGTGGTTCGAGACGCGCAGTTTGGGAgcgtgctcgaggaggcgaagGCTGATGACGTGGATCGCTTTGGCAGGATGTGGATTAGCTGCCTCCTGGGTGTGGAAGAGGCCGAGGGATGGTTTGCGTCGAGGGGAGGGTCACTGCGGATGCTGGCGGTGTGCTGA
- a CDS encoding uncharacterized protein (EggNog:ENOG503PBHZ~COG:G~COG:M) has translation MSKPVVFVCGITGTQGHAVGTAFTSHAVPLRALVRDPSTPAATQLGDAFGDALTVFHGDYDNATALHDAMTGCTALFLNLSPSFTDPSAEVRHAEALLAAAKVAGVTHIIYSSGLSVNDPERLPHWDPKSFTAAVLLSKATIEEKVQTAGFPRWTILRPGNFMANYTLPLVRMYPGLTTTGRWSTALLPDSVLPMIDPATIGAFAAAAVLDPTRFHEQAIEIADEFMTLDELMPKLSAAAGRHLQAVHMTEEEIEAQKGANPMVAAMLMMRDLSIFVDLAKVKSWGVPLSSFDRFLERERSCVLETYGETQ, from the coding sequence ATGTCGAAACCTGTCGTATTTGTCTGTGGCATCACTGGCACTCAGGGCCATGCCGTCGGCACCGCATTCACCTCCCACGCCGTGCCCCTCCGTGCCCTTGTTCGCGACCCCTCTACGCCCGCTGCGACacagctcggcgacgcctttGGCGACGCCCTGACCGTCTTCCACGGGGACTACGACAATGCCACGGCCTTGCACGATGCCATGACCGGCTGTACGGCCCTATTCCTCAACCTCTCACCCAGCTTCACCGACCCTTCTGCCGAAGTGCGACACGCCGAagcgctgctcgccgcggccaaagTCGCTGGCGTCACTCACATCATCTACTCGAGCGGGCTCTCCGTCAACGACCCCGAGCGCCTCCCACACTGGGACCCAAAGAGcttcaccgccgccgtcctccttTCCAAGGCCACCATCGAGGAAAAAGTCCAGACTGCTGGGTTCCCGCGCTGGACCATCCTGCGCCCGGGCAACTTCATGGCCAATTACACGCTGCCCCTCGTGCGCATGTATCCCGGCCTCACCACTACCGGCCGCTGGTCTACTGCGCTACTCCCCGACTCTGTCCTTCCCATGATCGATCCCGCAACGATTGGCGCctttgctgcggcggccgtgctggaTCCGACGAGATTCCATGAGCAAGCAATCGAAATCGCGGATGAGTTCATGACGCTGGATGAACTCATGCCGAAGCTTTCTGCCGCTGCAGGGCGTCATCTTCAAGCCGTACACATGACTGAAGAAGAGATAGAAGCACAAAAGGGAGCTAATCCAATGGTCGCGGCAATGCTCATGATGAGAGACTTAAGTATTTTTGTTGACCTAGCCAAAGTCAAGAGCTGGGGCGTTCCCTTAAGCAGCTTTGATCGATTTTTGGAACGGGAGAGGAGTTGCGTGCTGGAGACTTACGGAGAGACACAGTGA
- a CDS encoding Mannan endo-1,6-alpha-mannosidase (EggNog:ENOG503NXU9~SECRETED:SignalP(1-28~SECRETED:cutsite=VAA-YN~SECRETED:prob=0.8181)~CAZy:GH76~TransMembrane:3 (n13-23c28/29o70-88i439-461o481-498i)~COG:G) → MVRVPRWPGWRQAATASLLVTASPLVAAYNLDPNSTESVTTIAKQMAEDMLSWYNGDKPGGTPGLLPDPYYWWEAGAMMGALIDYWYYTKDDSYNNLITKGLLFQVGDTNDYMPRNQTLTEGNDDQGFWGLSVMSAAEYNFPNPPADKPQWLGLAQAVFNTQAARWDTKHCNGGLRWQIFSWNNGYDYKNSISQACFFALGARLALYTGNQSYADWAVKTWDWMVGVDFIDKYWRVLDGAHTGPNCTDITPYQFTYNAGGFILGAAAMYNYTEDPVWKDRLDNLVEGTKVFFTGPNNDIMTEVACEPVDRCNLDQQSFKAYLSRWLAAITKWAPHTYEVVMPYLRASAVAAAKQCTGGKNGRLCGLKWTTDEFDNNTGVGQQMAAMEVTLSCIIKDRGPPVTNDKGGTSKGNPGSGGSDVGRNNPKGPSFKAITAGDTAGAAILTVVVLLGMMAGMVWIFLDETSDKTPMQQVRSFHNLTAAQIAAVAAGGGGAAAFWKRRGEDYDEKTGATVGSISERSSRSSAENNMMIETAPVRIGEVRNQGASNPRRLSNMPLGWPRNPSVRASSTFESGHVRPISGTDLDGTRPSSGTGSSDLIPKRPRATVRRR, encoded by the exons ATGGTCCGGGTCCCTCGGTGGCCGGGGTGGCGCcaggcggccacggcgtcgctgctggtCACAGCCAGCCCGCTGGTCGCGGCATACAACCTTGATCCCAACTCGACCG AATCCGTCACCACAATTGCCAAGCAAATGGCCGAAGACATGCTTTCTTGGTACAACGGCGACAAGCCCGGTGGTACGCCTGGCCTGCTGCCAGACCCATATTACT GGTGGGAGGCCggtgccatgatgggcgCCTTAATCGACTACTGGTATTATACGAAAGACGATTCGTACAACAATCTCATTACCAAAGGCCTCCTCTTTCAAGTCGGCGACACCAACGACTACATGCCACGAAACCAGACACTCACCGAGGGCAATGATGACCAGGGCTTCTGGGGTCTTTCggtcatgtcggcggccgagtaCAACTTCCCGAACCCTCCAGCCGACAAGCCGCAATGGCTCGGATTGGCGCAAGCCGTCTTCAACACGCAAGCCGCACGGTGGGACACCAAACACTGCAATGGCGGTCTGAGATGGCAGATCTTCAGCTGGAACAATGGCTACGACTACAAAAACTCCATCTCGCAGGCGTGCTTCTTTGCTCTCGGCGCACGCCTTGCCCTTTACACGGGCAATCAGTCGTACGCGGACTGGGCGGTTAAGACGTGGGATTGGATGGTAGGCGTCGACTTCATCGACAAGTATTGGCGAGTTCTCGACGGGGCGCATACAGGACCCAATTGCACCGACATCACGCCATATCAGTTTACGTACAACGCTGGAGGCTTCattctcggcgccgccgccatgtaCAACTATACCGAGGATCCTGTCTGGAAAGATCGTTTGGACAATCTGGTTGAGGGCACCAAGGTGTTCTTCACCGGGCCAAACAATGACATCATGACAGAAGTGGCCTGTGAGCCTGTGGACCGCTGCAACCTCGACCAACAGTCCTTCAAGGCGTACCTGAGCCGCTGGCTTGCCGCAATCACCAAGTGGGCGCCACACACGTACGAAGTCGTGATGCCGTACCTGCGGGCGTcagccgtggcggccgcgaagCAATGCACGGGCGGCAAGAACGGGCGTTTGTGCGGGCTGAAATGGACCACCGACGAGTTCGACAACAACACGGGGGTGGGACAGCAAATGGCTGCAATGGAGGTGACGCTTTCATGCATCATCAAAGATCGCGGGCCGCCCGTAACAAACGACAAAGGTGGGACGAGCAAGGGAAACCCTGGCAGCGGTGGCAGCGACGTGGGCCGTAACAATCCCAAGGGCCCCAGCTTCAAAGCCATCACCGCTGGCGATactgctggcgccgccatcctcacAGTTGTCGTGCTTCTTGGCATGATGGCGGGAATGGTCTGGATATTCTTGGATGAAACATCCGACAAGACGCCCATGCAGCAGGTCAGGAGCTTTCACAACCTCACAGCAGCGCAAATTGcggctgtcgctgccggcggaGGTGGTGCCGCAGCATTCTGGAAACGAAGGGGCGAAGACTACGATGAAAAAACTGGCGCCACAGTTGGCTCGATCAGCGAGCGAAGCTCTCGGTCGAGCGCAGAAAACAACATGATGATTGAAACAGCCCCGGTCAGGATCGGTGAGGTTCGCAACCAGGGCGCCAGCAATCCACGACGCCTCTCCAACATGCCGCTGGGGTGGCCCCGTAACCCTTCCGTGCGTGCGAGCTCGACGTTCGAGTCAGGACACGTCCGGCCAATATCGGGAACCGACCTGGATGGCACAAGACCATCGAGCGGCACCGGCTCGTCAGATTTGATACCGAAGCGACCTCGAGCTACTGTAAGACGAAGGTAG
- the SNC2 gene encoding Vesicle membrane receptor protein (v-SNARE) (COG:U~EggNog:ENOG503P44G~TransMembrane:1 (i93-114o)), with product MPEQEAPYDPYIPSGQAGSQQGGAGGNARTQALQAQIDDTVGVMRDNINKVSQRGERLDALQDKTDNLAVSAQGFRRGANRVRKQMWWKDMKMRMCLIAGIIILLCIIIIPSVVATR from the exons atgccTGAGCAGGAGGCTCCCTACGACCCCTACATCCCTAGCGGCCAAGCCGGCTCGCAACagggaggcgctggcggaaATGCCAGGACTCAAGCCCTGCAAGCG CAAATCGACGACACGGTCGGTGTGATGCGTGACAACATCAACAAGGTCTCTCAGCGCGGCGAACGCCTGGACGCACTCCAGGATAAGACCGACAACCTGGCTGTCTCCGCTCAAGGCTTCCGCCGAGGCGCCAACCGGGTTCGCAAGCAGATGTGGTGGAAAGACATGAAGATGCGCATGTGTCTGATTGctggcatcatcatcctgctCTGCATCATCATTATCCCCAGTG TCGTTGCTACTCGTTGA
- the ARG6 gene encoding Protein arg-6, mitochondrial (COG:E~EggNog:ENOG503NW51) produces MISAPAIAARVGSRAVSRAAPRAALAAPNKARSVSVAAAFQRRALSTTRACALPPARDRAREIVIQTLSSIGSKRESEQYLKLFTSVSSQKFAVIKVGGAILTQYIDELCRSLLFLTELGLYPIIVHGAGPQLNNLLADAGVEPQFEEGIRVTDAKTLGVARKLFLEENLKLIDRLDDLGVQSRSLSGVFMADYLNKDKWQYVGKITKVNKESIEKSIEAGYIPVLTSMAETEDGQLLNVNADVAAAELARALEPLKVVYLSEKGGLFDGTGDKISHINLDEEFDHLMSQEWCRYGTRLKIKEIKELLDTLPRTSSVAIIHPSDLQKELFTDSGAGTLVRRGNKIQKVTSVSDFSDINKVKETLIRDREGMDAAATVDRWIEFLQENPFTAYYDESMQCLAIVLEPGNGRTLPTLATLNVTKSGWLTSVADNVFAAIRKDHPSLVWTVSQADENLTWFYDKAEGIRHHNGSALFYYGCEDQHPAELAAVHKEFVSHGRAMLGDSNLESRLQRASQSASQSLRAAQVPSQARGYSTFSYGVQRRGYATTTNPNPPLGKKNASNTVPARIGLIGARGYTGQALIDLLNAHPYMDLRHVSSRELAGQELQGYTKRKIIYESLGPEEVGELEKEGKVDCWVMALPNGVCKPYIEAIDAASKGRDRPSVIVDLSADHRFTDTWTYGLPELTKRSLIYPAKRISNPGCYATAAQLGIAPILDHLGGQPTVFGVSGYSGAGTKPSPKNDIEQLRDNLMPYSLTDHVHEREISRQLDTPVSFIPHVASWFRGIHHTINIPLNKTMTSRDIRQIYQDRYAGEKLVKVVGEAPLVREIMNRHGVEIGGFAVHSSGKRVVVCASIDNLLKGAATQCLQNMNLALGYAEYEGIPTM; encoded by the exons ATGATTTCCGCCCCCGCGATCGCCGCGCGGGTTGGCTCTCGAGCGGTATCCCGAGCGGCGCCCCGAGCTGCCCTCGCGGCTCCGAACAAGGCCCGatccgtctccgtcgccgccgccttccagCGCCGGGCCCTGTCCACCACGAGGGCATGCGCCCTCCCACCGGCCAGGGACCGCGCTCGCGAGATTGTCATTCAGACGCTGAGCTCCATTGGCAGCAAGCGTGAGAGCGAGCAATACCTCAAGCTATTCACCTCCGTCTCGTCACAAAAGTTTGCCGTCATCAaggttggcggcgccatcctcaCCCAGTACATCGATGAGCTCTGCCGCAGCCTGCTCTTCCTCACAGAACTCGGCCTCTACCCCATCAttgtccatggcgccggACCCCAGCTCAACAACCTTCTCGCCGATGCCGGAGTCGAACCGCAGTTCGAGGAGGGCATCCGCGTCACCGATGCCAAGACACTGGGCGTTGCCCGCAAGCTCTTCCTCGAGGAAAATCTCAAGCTTATTGATAGgctcgacgaccttggcGTCCAATCGCGGTCGCTGAGCGGTGTCTTCATGGCCGACTACCTTAACAAGGATAAATGGCAGTACGTGGGCAAGATTACAAAGGTCAACAAGGAGTCAATCGAAAAGTCCATCGAGGCCGGCTACATTCCCGTGCTCACCTCCATGGCCGAGACGGAGGATGGCCAGCTGCTCAATGTCAATGCCgacgtggctgctgccgagCTCGCTCGTGCGCTTGAGCCACTCAAGGTCGTCTACCTGTCGGAGAAGGGCGGTCTGTTTGACGGCACGGGCGACAAGATTTCCCATATCAACCTGGACGAAGAGTTTGATCACCTCATGTCGCAGGAGTGGTGCCGCTACGGGACCCGTCTCAAGATCAAGGAAATCAAGGAGCTGCTTGACACGCTCCCGCGAACCTCCAGCGTTGCCATTATCCACCCGAGCGACCTGCAAAAGGAGCTCTTCACCGACTCCGGTGCTGGCACCCTGGTTCGCCGCGGCAACAAGATTCAAAAGGTTACGTCGGTCTCGGACTTTAGCGACATCAACAAAGTCAAGGAGACCCTTATCCGTGACCGTGAGGGCAtggatgctgccgccaccgttGACCGATGGATCGAGTTCCTCCAGGAGAACCCCTTCACGGCTTACTACGACGAGTCTATGCAGTGTCTAGCCATCGTTCTCGAGCCCGGCAACGGCCGCACCCTGCCCACACTGGCCACGCTGAACGTCACCAAGTCGGGATGGTTGACCAGCGTCGCTGACAACGTTTTCGCTGCCATCAGGAAGGACCACCCCAGCCTGGTCTGGACCGTCAGCCAGGCCGACGAAAACTTAACCTGGTTCTACGACAAGGCCGAAGGCATCCGCCACCACAACGGCAGCGCCCTGTTCTACTACGGTTGCGAGGACCAGCACCCGGCTGAGCTGGCCGCTGTCCATAAGGAGTTCGTATCCCACGGCCGTGCCATGCTGGGCGACTCCAATCTCGAGTCTCGCCTCCAGAGGGCCTCGCAGTCTGCCAGCCAGTCCCTGCGCGCTGCCCAAGTGCCGTCGCAGGCTCGCGGATACTCCACCTTCAGCTACGgcgtgcagcgccgcggctatgccaccaccaccaacccgAACCCTCCACTGGGCAAGAAGAACGCGTCCAACACGGTCCCTGCGCGCATCGGCCTTATCGGCGCACGCGGATACACCGGCCAGGCGCTCATCGATCTGCTTAACGCCCACCCCTACATGGACCTCAGGCACGTCTCCTCTCGGGAGCTGGCGGGTCAGGAGCTGCAAGGTTACACCAAGAGGAAGATTATCTACGAAAGCCTTGGCCCGGAGGAGGTTGGTGAACTCGAAAAAGAGGGCAAGGTTGACTGCTGGGTCATGGCTCTGCCCAACGGCGTGTGCAAGCCGTAcatcgaggccatcgacgccgcgtcCAAGGGCCGCGACCGCCCcagcgtcatcgtcgacctctCCGCGGACCACCGCTTCACCGATACGTGGACATATGGCCTGCCAGAGCTGACGAAGCGATCTCTCATCTACCCGGCCAAGCGCATCTCGAACCCCGGATGCTatgccacggccgcccagctTGGCATTGCACCCATCCTGGACCATCTGGGTGGCCAACCCACAGTGTTTGGTGTCTCGGGCTACTCAGGCGCTGGCACCAAACCGTCACCGAAGAACGACATTGAGCAGCTTCGGGACAACCTGATGCCATACAGCTTGACCGACCACGTGCACGAGCGCGAGATCAGCCGGCAGCTGGATACGCCCGTCAGCTTTATCCCCCACGTGGCGTCGTGGTTCCGAGGTATCCACCACACCATCAACATTCCGCTCAACAAGACGATGACGTCGCGAGACATTCGGCAAATCTACCAGGACCGATACGCgggcgagaagctcgtcaaggttgtgggcgaggcgccgctaGTGAGGGAGATCATGAACAGGCACGGCGTGGAGATTGGAGGATTTGCGGTACACAGCAGTGGCAAGCGGGTAGTCGTGTGCGCTAGCATTGACAACCTGCTCaagggcgccgccacccagTGCCTGC AAAACATGAACCTCGCGCTGGGCTACGCCGAGTACGAAGGCATCCCGACCATGTAA
- a CDS encoding uncharacterized protein (TransMembrane:2 (i7-27o39-57i)~EggNog:ENOG503NWJC~COG:Q) gives MAGEAAFLAVALSAGAYIVLVGIEFLTRRHHLVPELVSAYASLSIAVLLALPVFVATRRRYLHLRGMRLHGTLPALVYPHKDPVLGIDWLRLMTGALRRNAVLETWHELFTRTVGQTFWHLSIGSWMIMTNEPENVKALLSTQFDAWPIGGTRQKTTQLALGPHAIFSANGKEWADARALIRPSFVRNQIADLECTDRHVETFLGRLPRDGSTKVDLQALLYMFTMDTSTDFMFGYSTDMLVNPTPRAVKFTQSFEYALLSSASRARLGWLLLLLPDRKLNDSVAFCKSYIDGYVSEALRRGKSQERPYVFMNEMVDSGASHSQITEQLLAMILGGRDTSASTMSSMFWELARRPEVVRRLRAEVADLEGRRPTWEDLKGLKYLNNVLREALRLWAPVVTNMRTANKDTVLPRGGGPDGQGPMFVPQGTSCRFVLYSLHRRKDVYGDDAEEFRPERWENLRMSWEYVPFSGGPRICIGQQFALTMMSYLTARFFQVFESIEAADDAPMEQQASTTISLVNGCWVKLTPVGGAA, from the exons ATGGCTGGAGAGGCGGCTttcctcgccgtggcgctcaGCGCGGGCGCGTACATCGTCTTGGTTGGCATCGAATTTCTTacgcggcgccaccaccttGTGCCCGAGTTGGTGTCCGCGTATGCCTCGCTCAGCATCGCGGTGCTCCTCGCACTGCCCGTGTTTGTCgccacgcggcggcgctacCTGCACCTGCGCGGGATGCGCCTCCACGGCACGCTCCCGGCGCTCGTCTACCCGCACAAAGACCCGGTGCTGGGCATCGACTGGCTGCGGCTCATGACGGgcgcgctgcggcgcaaCGCGGTGCTCGAGACGTGGCACGAGCTGTTCACGCGCACCGTCGGCCAGACGTTTTGGCATCTCTCCATCGGGTCGTGGATGATCATGACGAACGAGCCCGAGAACGTCAAGGCTCTCCTGTCGACGCAGTTTGACGCATGGCCCATTGGCGGCACGCGCCAGAAGACGActcagctcgccctcggcccgCATGCCATCTTCTCCGCCAACGGCAAGGAGTgggccgacgcccgcgctcTCATCCGCCCGAGCTTCGTGAGAAACCAGATCGCGGACTTGGAGTGCACGGACAGGCACGTGGAAACCTTCCTAGGGCGGCTGCCGCGGGACGGGTCGACCAAGGTGGACTTGCAGGCGTTGCTGTACATGTTCACCATGGACACGTCGACGGACTTTAT GTTTGGCTACTCGACCGACATGCTCGTCAACCCGACCCCGCGGGCTGTAAAGTTCACGCAGTCCTTTGAGTACGCGCTGTTGTCCTCGGCAAGCCGCGCGCGGCTAGGCTGGCTGCTTCTCCTGCTGCCGGACCGCAAGCTGAACGACTCGGTCGCGTTTTGCAAGTCGTACATCGACGGGTATGTGTCGGAGGCGCTCCGGCGCGGCAAGTCGCAGGAGCGGCCATACGTCTTCATGAACGAGATGGTCGACTCGGGGGCGTCGCACAGCCAAATCACggagcagctgctggccatGATCTTGGGAGGGCGGGACACGAGCGCCAGCACCATGAGCAGCATGTTCTGGGagctcgcgcggcggcccgaggtggtgcggcggctgcgcgccgaggtggcTGACCTGGAGGGGCGGAGGCCGACGTGGGAGGACCTCAAGGGGCTCAAGTACCTCAACAATGTGCTCAGGGAGG CGCTGCGTCTCTGGGCGCCAGTCGTCACCAACATGCGCACCGCCAACAAGGACACGGTGCTcccgcgaggcggcggcccggacgGCCAGGGACCAATGTTTGTGCCCCAGGGGACGAGTTGCCGGTTTGTGCTGTACAGTCTGCACCGACGCAAGGACGTCTACGGGGACGATGCGGAGGAGTTTCGCCCGGAGCGGTGGGAGAATCTGCGCATGAG CTGGGAGTATGTCCCCTTCAGCGGTGGCCCGCGCATCTGCATTGGGCAGCAGTTCGCCCTGACCATGATGTCGTACCTCACCGCCCGCTTCTTCCAGGTCTTTGAGAGCatcgaggctgccgacgacgcgccaaTGGAGCAGCAGGCCAGCACCACGATTAGCCTGGTCAACGGGTGTTGGGTGAAGCTGACGCCGGTGGGAGGTGCGGCTTGA
- a CDS encoding uncharacterized protein (TransMembrane:2 (i7-27o39-57i)~EggNog:ENOG503NWJC~COG:Q) codes for MAGEAAFLAVALSAGAYIVLVGIEFLTRRHHLVPELVSAYASLSIAVLLALPVFVATRRRYLHLRGMRLHGTLPALVYPHKDPVLGIDWLRLMTGALRRNAVLETWHELFTRTVGQTFWHLSIGSWMIMTNEPENVKALLSTQFDAWPIGGTRQKTTQLALGPHAIFSANGKEWADARALIRPSFVRNQIADLECTDRHVETFLGRLPRDGSTKVDLQALLYMFTMDTSTDFMFGYSTDMLVNPTPRAVKFTQSFEYALLSSASRARLGWLLLLLPDRKLNDSVAFCKSYIDGYVSEALRRGKSQERPYVFMNEMVDSGASHSQITEQLLAMILGGRDTSASTMSSMFWELARRPEVVRRLRAEVADLEGRRPTWEDLKGLKYLNNVLREGERRSRPSSILTGTTMMKT; via the exons ATGGCTGGAGAGGCGGCTttcctcgccgtggcgctcaGCGCGGGCGCGTACATCGTCTTGGTTGGCATCGAATTTCTTacgcggcgccaccaccttGTGCCCGAGTTGGTGTCCGCGTATGCCTCGCTCAGCATCGCGGTGCTCCTCGCACTGCCCGTGTTTGTCgccacgcggcggcgctacCTGCACCTGCGCGGGATGCGCCTCCACGGCACGCTCCCGGCGCTCGTCTACCCGCACAAAGACCCGGTGCTGGGCATCGACTGGCTGCGGCTCATGACGGgcgcgctgcggcgcaaCGCGGTGCTCGAGACGTGGCACGAGCTGTTCACGCGCACCGTCGGCCAGACGTTTTGGCATCTCTCCATCGGGTCGTGGATGATCATGACGAACGAGCCCGAGAACGTCAAGGCTCTCCTGTCGACGCAGTTTGACGCATGGCCCATTGGCGGCACGCGCCAGAAGACGActcagctcgccctcggcccgCATGCCATCTTCTCCGCCAACGGCAAGGAGTgggccgacgcccgcgctcTCATCCGCCCGAGCTTCGTGAGAAACCAGATCGCGGACTTGGAGTGCACGGACAGGCACGTGGAAACCTTCCTAGGGCGGCTGCCGCGGGACGGGTCGACCAAGGTGGACTTGCAGGCGTTGCTGTACATGTTCACCATGGACACGTCGACGGACTTTAT GTTTGGCTACTCGACCGACATGCTCGTCAACCCGACCCCGCGGGCTGTAAAGTTCACGCAGTCCTTTGAGTACGCGCTGTTGTCCTCGGCAAGCCGCGCGCGGCTAGGCTGGCTGCTTCTCCTGCTGCCGGACCGCAAGCTGAACGACTCGGTCGCGTTTTGCAAGTCGTACATCGACGGGTATGTGTCGGAGGCGCTCCGGCGCGGCAAGTCGCAGGAGCGGCCATACGTCTTCATGAACGAGATGGTCGACTCGGGGGCGTCGCACAGCCAAATCACggagcagctgctggccatGATCTTGGGAGGGCGGGACACGAGCGCCAGCACCATGAGCAGCATGTTCTGGGagctcgcgcggcggcccgaggtggtgcggcggctgcgcgccgaggtggcTGACCTGGAGGGGCGGAGGCCGACGTGGGAGGACCTCAAGGGGCTCAAGTACCTCAACAATGTGCTCAGGGAGGGTGAGAGACGTTCCCGTCCAAGTTCCATACTAACAGGTACTACTATGATGAAGACTTGA